One Cygnus olor isolate bCygOlo1 unplaced genomic scaffold, bCygOlo1.pri.v2 scaffold_78_ctg1, whole genome shotgun sequence genomic window carries:
- the LOC121063399 gene encoding olfactory receptor 14C36-like, with translation MSNSSSVSEFLLLPFADTRELQLLHFALFLGIYLAALLGNGLILTTVACHHRLHTPMYFFLLNLALLDLGCISTTLPKAMANALWDTRAISYQECAAQVFFFLFFISAEYSLLTVMSYDRYVAICKPLHYGSLVGSRACAQMAAAAWGSGFVNAVLHTATTFSLPLCQGNAVDQFFCEIPQILKLSCSDTYLREVGALVFSVSLLFGCFVFIVLSYVQIFRAVLRIPSEQGQHNAFSTCLPHLAVVSLFVSTAMVAYLKPPSISSPSLDLVVAVLYSVLPPAVNPLIYSMRNLELKDALWKLMTRCVSEAVNFHSTSADD, from the coding sequence atgtccaacagcagctctgtgagcgagttcctcctgctgccattcgcagacacgcgggagctgcagctcctgcacttcgcgctcttcctgggcatctacctggctgccctcctgggcaacggcctcatcctcaccacCGTAGCCtgccaccaccgcctccacacccccatgtacttcttcctcctcaacctcgccctccttgacctgggctgcatctccaccactctccccaaagccatggccaatgccctctgggacaccagggccatctcctaTCAAGAGTGTGCTGCTcaggtctttttctttctgttctttatatCAGCAGAATATTCCCTTCTCACTGTCATGTCCTATGAccgctacgttgccatctgcaagcccctgcactacgggagcctcgtgggcagcagagcttgtgcccagatggcagcagctgcctggggcagtggctttgtcaatgctgtcctgcacacggccacgacattttccctgcccctctgccaaggcaatgctgtggaccagttcttctgtgagatcccccagatcctcaagctctcctgctcagacacctacctcagggaagttgGGGCACTTGTGTTTagtgtttctttattatttggttgttttgtttttattgtgctgtcctatgtgcagatcttcagggctgtgctgaggatcccctctgagcagggccagcacaatgccttttccacgtgcctccctcacctggccgtgGTCTCCCTGTTTGTCAGCACTGCCATGgttgcctacctgaagcccccctccatctcttccccatccctggacctggtggtggcagttctgtactcggttttgcctccagcagtgaaccccctcatctacagcatgaggaacctGGAGCTGAAGGATGCCCTGTGGAAATTGATGACTAGATGTGTTTCGGAAGCAGTAAATTTCCATTCTACCTCTGCAGATGACTAA
- the LOC121063404 gene encoding olfactory receptor 14C36-like codes for MPNSSSVSEFLLLPFADTQELQLLLFRLFLGIYLAALLGNGLILTAVACHHRLHTPMYFFLLNLALLDLGCISTTLPKAMANALWDTRAISYQGCAAQVFFSVFLVGAEFSLLTVMAYDRYVAICKPLHYGSLVGSRACAQMAAAAWGSGFLNAVLHTATTFSLPLCQGNAVDQFFCEIPQILKLSCSDAYLREAVALVCSVSLAFGCFVFIVFSYIQIFRAVLRMPSSQGRHKAFSTCLPHLAVVSLFLSTAMVAYLKPPSISSPSLDLIVAVLYSVVPSSVNPLIYSMRNQELRDAVRKLYGYMLLRNQ; via the coding sequence atgcccaacagcagctctgtgagtgagttcctcctgctgccattcGCAGACacgcaggagctgcagctcctgctcttcaggctcttcctgggcatctacctggctgccctcctgggcaacggcctcatcctcaccgccgtagcctgccaccaccgcctccacacccccatgtacttcttcctcctcaacctcgccctcctcgacctgggctgcatctccaccactctccccaaagccatggccaatgccctctgggacaccagggccatctcctaTCAAGGGTGTGCTGCACAGgtcttcttttctgtcttcttggTTGGAGCAGAGTTTTCCCTTCTCACCGTCATGGCCTACGAccgctacgttgccatctgcaagcccctgcactacgggagcctcgtgggcagcagagcttgtgcccagatggcagcagctgcctggggcagtggctttctcaatgctgtcctgcacacggccactacattttccctgcccctgtgccaaggcaatgctgtggaccagttcttctgtgagatcccccagatcctcaagctctcctgctcagatgcctACCTAAGGGAAGCTGTGGCACTTGTGTGTAGTGTTTCTTTAGCCtttggctgttttgttttcattgttttctcctATATTCAGATCTTCAGGgcagtgctgaggatgccctcttCTCAGggccggcacaaagccttttccacgtgcctccctcacctggccgtgGTCTCCCTGTTTCTCAGCACTGCCATGgttgcctacctgaagcccccctccatctcctccccatctTTGGATCTTATTGTGGCAGTTCTCTACTCAGTTGTTCCTTCATcagtgaaccccctcatctacagcatgaggaaccaggagctcaGGGATGCAGTAAGGAAACTCTATGGATACATGCTTCTTCGGAATCAATAA